One segment of Asterias rubens chromosome 2, eAstRub1.3, whole genome shotgun sequence DNA contains the following:
- the LOC117306756 gene encoding glucose-6-phosphate 1-dehydrogenase-like isoform X2: protein MASNGTESRQEGLSIIQGTMNEKCGDDLHIFIILGASGDLAKKKIYPTLWWLYKDGLLPKRTLFVGFARSVLAISDIKSRAKPFLKLKPGEEEKLDTFFAANRYVKGSYTDDSAFEHLNEVLTGLEKNERANRVFYLALPPSVFKDVTKHIKTHCMAPKGWSRVIVEKPFGRDLQSSNELSNHLGALFTEDQLYRIDHYLGKEMVQNIMILRFGNRLFGPVWNRDSIASVVITFKEPIGTGGRGGYFDQFGIIRDVMQNHLFQILTLVAMEKPTSAGADDMRDEKVKVSKCISPLKLNEMVLGQYIGNPKGEGEGKEGYLDDPTVPRGSVTPTFAAAVFKINNERWDGVPFILKCGKALNERKAEVRIQFRDVPGDIFSGDCKRNELVIRVQPNEAVYCKMMTKSPGMSFAPKETELDLTYGARYKDLKMPDAYERLILDVFCGSQIHFVRSDELKEAWRIFTPVLHQIENDKPKPIDYVFGSRGPPEADQLLEKNNFHFTGTYKWTNPNL from the exons AGTCGCCAGGAGGGCTTGAGCATCATCCAGGGGACGATGAATGAAAAGTGTGGTGATGATCTCCATATCTTCATCATCCTCGGTGCCTCA ggTGATCTTGCGAAGAAGAAAATTTACCCGACGTTGTG GTGGCTGTACAAGGACGGGCTCCTTCCAAAACGGACTCTGTTTGTCGGCTTTGCCAGATCGGTTTTGGCTATCTCGGACATCAAAAGCAGAGCCAAACCTTTCCTGAAG TTGAAACCTGGTGAAGAGGAAAAACTTGATACCTTTTTTGCGGCCAACCGCTACGTCAAGGGCTCTTACACAGATGACTCGGCCTTTGAACATCTCAACGAGGTGTTGACTGGATTGGAGAAAAACGAGAGAGCAAACAGAGTTTTCTATCTTGCTCTACCACCGAGCGTGTTCAAGGATGTGACCAAACATATCAAGACGCACTGCATGGCACCAAA GGGCTGGTCCCGAGTGATTGTCGAGAAGCCTTTTGGTCGTGACTTACAGTCTTCTAACGAGTTATCAAATCACCTTGGGGCGCTGTTCACAGAGGATCAGCTGTATCGTATCGATCACTACTTAGGAAAGGAGATGGTGCAGAATATCATGATTCTAAG ATTTGGGAACCGGTTGTTTGGGCCAGTGTGGAATCGTGACAGTATCGCTAGCGTGGTGATTACGTTCAAGGAACCGATTGGAACGGGGGGCCGTGGAGGTTACTTTGATCAATTTGGCATCATCAg GGATGTGATGCAGAATCACCTCTTCCAGATCTTAACATTGGTTGCAATGGAGAAACCAACCAGCGCTGGTGCAGATGATATGCGAGATGAAAAG GTGAAAGTGAGTAAATGCATTTCACCCCTCAAGCTAAATGAGATGGTCCTGGGACAGTACATCGGTAACCCGAAGGGAGAAGGGGAAGGTAAAGAGGGGTACCTGGATGACCCCACAGTGCCTCGAGGTTCTGTCACGCCAACGTTTGCTGCTGCAGTCTTCAAAATCAACAATGAGAGATGGGACG GTGTTCCTTTTATCCTGAAATGTGGAAAAGCACTCAACGAACGTAAGGCAGAGGTTCGAATCCAGTTCAGGGATGTCCCAGGGGACATATTCTCTGGCGACTGTAAACGCAACGAGCTGGTCATCCGTGTGCAGCCCAACGAGGCTGTATATTGTAAAATGATGACTAAATCTCCGGGGATGTCCTTCGCCCCTAAGGAGACCGAGTTGGATCTCACTTACGGAGCTAGATATAAG GATCTCAAGATGCCGGACGCATATGAACGCCTCATCCTGGACGTCTTCTGTGGAAGTCAAATTCACTTTGTTCGAAG TGACGAGCTGAAAGAGGCGTGGCGCATCTTCACACCGGTCCTTCATCAGATCGAGAATGACAAACCCAAACCAATTGATTATGTCTTCGGCAG CCGAGGACCACCAGAGGCAGACCAGCTTCTAGAGAAGAACAACTTCCATTTTACAGGAACATACAAGTGGACCAACCCTAACTTGTAG